The following DNA comes from Naumovozyma dairenensis CBS 421 chromosome 4, complete genome.
TGATGACCGAATTGATTACATGGGAAACCCAAGATAACTAAACCTTTATCTTGATATTTCTTATATAGagattctaattctttgtACTGAGGAGTGAACCCACATTTGGAAGCGACATTCACGATCAAGACTACTTTGCCTTCTAGTTGTGTAAAGGGATAATCCTCACCCTTTTTATCCTTTGGAGTTAGTTTGTAAAATTCAGACATGGCTGCTGTGTGTTTTGTAGTCGGATGGTTATAAGTATATGTTCTTGTAATTTGATACCCTTTCGTTAAAAGTCTATACGAAGGATAGTTACGAATAGAAaagtttttcaataatgaagGCGATGAGGTAAATAGTAACAGTCTTGAACTCATTGATGTAGTGTTTCTCTATCAGTttttatatagatatattagTAGAGGAAGGCAGTCAGAGATGAGATAGATCTGGctagaagaaaatgaaaatatgCCCTTCTTTGTGCGTATGTGCGTATGTCTTACTGGCAACAAAAGGGCAAATGAGAGAGAAGCTGTCAAATAAGGAAAAACAAAAGGGTTACCCTGATTGTAGTCAAGACTTTTGGGGAAAGAGGCTGAAAATGTTCCGCGGAGTATTACGTAAGGAGGGGTTGGCCATCGCATCCGTTCTGGCCAGaacaatatttgaaaatgtatCTGTGAAAGGATCCACGGATAGATAGGTACCCGTGAGGGTATATGAGGGGCAGGGCGGCTAATTTTCCCTTTTTGAAATGTAAACAATATTAAACAAGTGGTATACCACAAACAAATAACTATCTATATGTAGAAGAATGTATATTGTTAAGCATTCGATATTACAACCCCTACAAGAAAACCACTGTAAGAGGCAAAAATAACATTGCAATCACCACCATCTCCACATTCACTGGTGGAAACACTAGTACTATTCCCATTCCCATTATTCGCTACTTTGACTCAGAAACCTTACTCATACGTATCAATAAAATGCCGTATAACAAATGTAACACCCAACAAAACCCTTTTGTAAAGGAATCAAAGGAGATTCACTCCTTTCACAAAAAACCATTAACTTTGTCCAAACCCCCTAATTGTACTACCACTCCAGTAGTTACAGATAGATTCATCCCTTTCGCAACTTCAAAGAAGGCTTATAGAACTTATACTCGTAATAAGAATTACAATGACGATACTACAGATCTTTATATGGAACAGTCTCCCTCTCCAGATAGACTTTCATCTCCAGAATTCTTCACAGACTTAAGAACAACTGGTAATTATCAAGCTAtctcttcatcttcaatggACAATAACGATACCATTGATACTTCCCTGGATTCAATATCTAATGAAACAAGAAAGgtcaataaaaataaaaagagaaGGAAAGTACCAACCGggaatgaaaaatatcaaacCTTTATCTCCAATTCTTTGGGATTCCCTGGTACCAAcaaagttttcaattttatctCACCAACTGCAAACttaaatatctttaaattaaacaacaacaacaagaaagGGCAAAATGACCCTTCGTTAAAACCGtcatttgaatatttagaTCCATTATTAATGGTTCCCTCTATGACTCCGAATGAAACAAGATACCTCATAGCTACATCAAATGTTACAATGGCGGACAAGGCCAAACCATTTCAAAGAGCTTCCAGAACAGTTCAGTGTCATAGCCCATATAAGGTTTTAGATGCTCCATCTTTGAGAAATgatttttattcaaatctaATCTCTTGGTCCAATAGAACAAACAACGTTTTAGTCGCTTTGGGCTGTTCGGTCTATTTATGGTCTGAATCATTTGGCGCTCTACAAATtttaaatcaaaaattctTAAATGATAGAAATAAAGATTTAGTCACTTGTGTGTCATTTGATAGTACAAATAGTTCGTCAAATATCTATGACTCCACTTATTTTTTAGTTGGTACAAAAAATGGGAGccttttattatttgatcaattcatttcattgaattttttactagataataattttaataagaagaaaagcaatgatgataatactgAAGATAAACGGTTATTGAAACCAATTTCTCAATTTGACTCTACAGCTTCGAGTTGTTTTTGTTGTATCCAATGGATTTCAAACTCAAAATTTTTAGTTGGTGATGATTCAGGTTCAAttacttttttcaaaattaataatacaaatattgaatttttaaataaattcaaagcACAGAACCAACAAGTTTGTGGTATGTTatattgttctttttttttgttcttttctttattggTCTTTTTTACTAACTTTTATAACTTATTTTTACTATTAGGAATATCcattaattcaaataatagtTTATTAGCGGTCGGTGGGAATGATAATTCCTGTACATTATggaatattgaaaatatttataaacctgaatttaaatttattctACCTCATTTAGCTGCAGTGAAAGCTGTAACATTTTGTCCGTGGTCAAGTTCTTTACTGGCGACAGGTGGTGGTAGTAAAGATAggaaaattaaattttggCATACTAAGACTGGTAtcttattaaatgaattcaaaACCTGTGGTCAAGTAACATCGTTAATTTGGTCCAAGAGCAAGAAACAAATTGTTGCAACATTTGGTTTCAATGACACAGAAAACCCAACTCTTTTGAAAGTTTATTCTTACCCGAAAATGattgaaattttacaaGTGAAATCTCCAGCTCCATTAAGAGTTCTTACCGCTGTATTATCTCCATCTTCTACTTCAATTTGCATTGCTgcaaatgatgaaacaattaGGTTTTATAAATTATGGTCAGAAAAGGATGATTTAATCaaacaattaaatgaaaCGGGTGTATATGGTTCAGATATTATTGAGTATTTGGAAGGGATTGTATCTAATGCTAGTACgagtaataataaagtgATAAGGTAGGGGAGGAGTATTTTTCGTTGTTTTTTTTGCATACTTTCATTATCGAtaacataatataatgtatatattctttaattaaGTAGTATAATATCataaaatatcataaaaTATCAcatgatataatataaGTAAGTTGTAGAAATTTGGCATTATACTTCCTTACACAATCGCAATCGCCTCTGACACCTCACCGCATAGTTTTcggataataatttttcatctttaaatatgtataaacaacttttaaatttaagGCCAGAGAACACTGTAATGAATgaataacaaaaaagaCGCCGTACTAAGTCCACACCTTACTTCTATTCAAGATCAAAAATCCATTATCAAGATTAGGTTCATACATTGAAATaagtaaaaaaaagaaatgtcTGTCAACAACAATGAACAGCGACatgaacaacaagaagacGACGACGAAGTAATCCAAATATTAGCACCAGGAATCcaaagaaatttcaaagaagaaataacaAACGCATTTATCCTAAATTTCCTTTCATACCCACTAATTcttctatattttttaattacATTCACATACGTAACATCCAAAACAATTCCCTATGAATTCATTGACGAAAAATTCCATATAAATCAAACATTAACATACTTGAATGGCCATTGGACGCAATGGGACCCCAAGATAACTACCCCTCCAGGGTTATACATACTAGGTTGGttaaattacaagattGTCCACATAATCCCATTCATAAAGTCATGGTTTTCCGACCTAACAACATTAAGATTGACGAATTTATTCGGTGGTCTGATAGTATTGCCAATTTTCATATTAAGGccaattttccaattgaatGCAGTTGGATTTTGGCCTGTCTCTTTGATGTGTTTCCCCTTATTATCGACATTTTATTACCTCTACTATACTGATGTTTGGTCTACAGTTTTTATCTTGTGGTCACTGACTGTTGCTTTGACTTTACCATTTGGTGATAATAAGTGGAGTATTTGGTTCAGTAGTGGGCTGGCTTTGATTAGTTGTCTTTTCAGACAAACTAACATTGTATGGACTGGATTCATTATGATTATTGTTGTGGAAAGGAAGGCAATCATTGATaagaaatttgataatcatacatttaataattttttgaaattatttattcattctATTGATCAGTTTAACATGTTGGTTCTACCTTATTTTGttaattttgttttgtttgcCCTGTTTTTAATATGGAATAGATCAATTACGTTGGGTgataaatcaaatcattCAGCTGGTATTCATTTGGttcaattgttttattgttttaCATTTTTAACTGTGCTGAGTTTACCACTCTGGTATAGTAAAGTTTTCATGAAATTATACTTGATAAGATGGCGATTGAAGTTATTCAGAACGATTTTTGAACTTCTAATGATTATGTTAGTTATAAGATATTTTACCAAAATCCATCCATTCCTTTTAGCTGACAATAGACATTATACATTTTACCTTTTCAAAAAACTCATTGGTAATAAACATAAActaattaaatatttcttaatgGCACCAATCtatcatttttcaacttttgTCTATATGGGATTAATCAAAGAAAGTGAATTAAATTTGACTTTAACAACACAACAAATTTTCAAGAATTCATATGAATTACCCATTCAACTAACTCATATTTCAAGATTAGCATTAGTCGTATGTACTATTTTCACCATTGTACCATCACCATTATTTGAACcaagatattatattttaccATATTTCTTCTGGAGGATATTTGTCAGTCCCGTACCTGAACCAATCTTGGCGACAATACCTATTCCgaaagaagatgaagaacaaAGGTATGTTGTTTCGTCGACGAATAGACAATTATTGGAAATGATCTGGTTTTTGCTGATCGATTTGGTAAcgttaataatatttattaagtATTCTTTCTCTTGGTCAGATGAGGAGTTCCCGCAAAGAATTATATGGTGATTTGAGGACAGAATAGCAAATAATACTGCATGTACATATGTATAGAAttcaatcttttaaaaGGTTATGTTATTTTATGtgtgaatttgaatttaacCAATGAAAATTATTCCTATTGTTATATTTGTATAGATAGACTATATAGttgagaaaaataatacacTTCGAGAAATAaagtttatatatagtcCATACCCAGTTTtattaataagaaaaaaattttttttcttttgtataTTGGTAcgattatttttttttttattagaattataaataaaaagtgaaaataatacatgAGTTGGcatttgattcattataGTGCAACATTTTCGAAACTTTCCGTCAAATCATCCACTGTCTCATCAACTTTTTCTTGgtgttgttcttgttgttctttTCTATCTTCTTCGTTGTCTTCTTTCGTTTGTTCATCAGCAACGATGTCTTGTTGTTCGTTTGTTGTGCTTGGTTCTTCTCCGatcaattcttcatctttggTCAATTCAGCTTCATCATTTTCGAAATCATTATCAAGTTCATCCTCTATTCTAGAAAGATCTTCATGAACCTCATCTTTATGCTCTGGTTTTT
Coding sequences within:
- the DIE2 gene encoding dolichyl-P-Glc:Glc(2)Man(9)GlcNAc(2)-PP-dolichol alpha-1,2- glucosyltransferase (similar to Saccharomyces cerevisiae DIE2 (YGR227W); ancestral locus Anc_5.101), which codes for MSVNNNEQRHEQQEDDDEVIQILAPGIQRNFKEEITNAFILNFLSYPLILLYFLITFTYVTSKTIPYEFIDEKFHINQTLTYLNGHWTQWDPKITTPPGLYILGWLNYKIVHIIPFIKSWFSDLTTLRLTNLFGGLIVLPIFILRPIFQLNAVGFWPVSLMCFPLLSTFYYLYYTDVWSTVFILWSLTVALTLPFGDNKWSIWFSSGLALISCLFRQTNIVWTGFIMIIVVERKAIIDKKFDNHTFNNFLKLFIHSIDQFNMLVLPYFVNFVLFALFLIWNRSITLGDKSNHSAGIHLVQLFYCFTFLTVLSLPLWYSKVFMKLYLIRWRLKLFRTIFELLMIMLVIRYFTKIHPFLLADNRHYTFYLFKKLIGNKHKLIKYFLMAPIYHFSTFVYMGLIKESELNLTLTTQQIFKNSYELPIQLTHISRLALVVCTIFTIVPSPLFEPRYYILPYFFWRIFVSPVPEPILATIPIPKEDEEQRYVVSSTNRQLLEMIWFLLIDLVTLIIFIKYSFSWSDEEFPQRIIW
- the AMA1 gene encoding Ama1p (similar to Saccharomyces cerevisiae AMA1 (YGR225W); ancestral locus Anc_5.104), giving the protein MPYNKCNTQQNPFVKESKEIHSFHKKPLTLSKPPNCTTTPVVTDRFIPFATSKKAYRTYTRNKNYNDDTTDLYMEQSPSPDRLSSPEFFTDLRTTGNYQAISSSSMDNNDTIDTSLDSISNETRKVNKNKKRRKVPTGNEKYQTFISNSLGFPGTNKVFNFISPTANLNIFKLNNNNKKGQNDPSLKPSFEYLDPLLMVPSMTPNETRYLIATSNVTMADKAKPFQRASRTVQCHSPYKVLDAPSLRNDFYSNLISWSNRTNNVLVALGCSVYLWSESFGALQILNQKFLNDRNKDLVTCVSFDSTNSSSNIYDSTYFLVGTKNGSLLLFDQFISLNFLLDNNFNKKKSNDDNTEDKRLLKPISQFDSTASSCFCCIQWISNSKFLVGDDSGSITFFKINNTNIEFLNKFKAQNQQVCGMLYCSFFLFFSLLVFFTNFYNLFLLLGISINSNNSLLAVGGNDNSCTLWNIENIYKPEFKFILPHLAAVKAVTFCPWSSSLLATGGGSKDRKIKFWHTKTGILLNEFKTCGQVTSLIWSKSKKQIVATFGFNDTENPTLLKVYSYPKMIEILQVKSPAPLRVLTAVLSPSSTSICIAANDETIRFYKLWSEKDDLIKQLNETGVYGSDIIEYLEGIVSNASTSNNKVIR